One Carya illinoinensis cultivar Pawnee chromosome 5, C.illinoinensisPawnee_v1, whole genome shotgun sequence genomic window, TCCGGCCCAATTATCGAAAGTAGAAATAGATCCCTAGTTCCATTCATTTTCTGATGTTTTTGACGATGTGCATTGCTGGAGCATTTTGCTGATGAAAATGGCAGATCTTTATGAAAAGTTCGTAATGAAGGTGCTTGCCTTTGAGCTTAACAACCGGCATACATATATAATCGTGGATGATCGTGATGCATCTTGAATAAAGAGTACTGATTTTAGGGTTGAAGaacttttgacaaatataatGTATGGGAGATATCAGTGGACTTCCATGATATTCAAGTTCTGTATCCTTTCGACGGCAACGAAAAGTTGGAGTTGCATGTGTCCCTCCGAATATGGCACGTGCTGATTGCTGAAAAATAGACGTGCCTACAGAGATGGAAGTCCCGTTGTAACAGGCTTAAGTTTCCAATCTCGTAAACACGAACCACATGCTTTACGGGTGCTTATTGAGATTGAGTTGACCTCGATCTAGGCCCAATCGTCTATGCAAGTTCCAACTATCTAAGCAGCTCGAGATTAGACCGCTCAATTCATATGACTTCTGAGACACCCTTGTGTTTTTTGCAGTTGTTTGTATTTCAGGTCTGAATCGATGAGAATTATAGCACGCAGTACTATTCGTTTTTTGCTGATAAGCCGTTGAATATGATCATTCTATGTCACACAACAGAAAAAATGCAGGTATTATTGACAAAATTCCTCAACATGTGATGTGACATAAAAGAAGTTTTAATGAAACGTTTAAACATGAATTAATCCCTTCCCAGCATATCCAGAACGAATCATGGTTTCTCTGGGGCAGTGAATGAAGTCAGATTTGATAAAGCTTAGCAACAAACAGAATACCAAATGGACCACCAGAAGCCTGAGTAACCCCATCTTCCCAAAATCTGGGGGCACTGTCTTCATTTTATTCAATGATATTCACTAGTATAAAGCATTTAGCCTACAAAACAGAAACAAATTCATCGTTATCCCACAGCAAAGATTTGTCAAGACATTTATGACCAATAGTGCAACCAGCAACGAACAAACATGTCCTACCCTCCATACGGTGGAAGATCTCAAGGTGATTTCTGAATCTACTTGGATTAatgttaaaacatttttttcctGTTCAACTAACACAGCAATGGCGAGCCTATTTTGGAgtctatttctttctctttcttgggTATTCTGAGAAAAAGCATGCATAAGAATTACTTTCATATATATTGAGGTCTCATATCATTAACTGAACTTTGTTAACAGAGTTGCTCGTCCAGCATGTCTTACATACCAATACAGTTGATTTTTCCTCAGTCAAATGACTCAAAACATGATGTGGGGTCATGCAATGAGGTGAAATAGCGTCTTTTTGATGCCTAAGTGCCCGTGAGCCATCATCAAAATGTTTTCTCATGTGTTTTCGAATGATTCCTCCAGAGAGTAAAGAACCATGATTTTTATGATTCCGACATGAAAGAATGCATGGCCCCACTCGACACGTAATGTTCTGTAACCATTTATATTCCTCCAAGAAGCAGAAAAATTTAGTTGGATTCCACACTGAAAGCAGCAACATTACTAAAATTACATGCCCTCCAGTGAGTGAGAAGTAGTAGCAGAGGCAGTTCAGCCACTACAGTCCTCTCTATATGATCACTAAACAAAGGCAACACAAACCGTCTATCTAATAATATTACCGACCAAATCACCCAAGTTAAGCagctctattcttttttttctcatcatttaataaatacaaaaggaaagaataatAACCTGAGCAGAAAGCTTAAGCAGCAGCCTCCAGTAACTCCTTCTCGGCACGCTCCTTGATCCTTCTCTCAAGCTCTGGCCTAAAGTGCCTAATAAGACCCTGCACAGGCCAAGCAGCAGCATCCCCCAATGCACAGATTGTGTGCCCTTCAATCTGTTTGGTTACCTCCTGAAGCATGTCAATTTCTTCCAGCTTTGCATTCCCAACTTTCAATCTTTCCATAATCATCCAAAGCCATCCTGTCCCCTCCCGACAAGGTGTGCATTGCCCACAGCTCTCATGCTTGTAGAAGTAAGAAAGCCTTGCAATTGCATCTACAACATCGGTTGATTTATCCATCACAATCACAGCCGCAGTCCCCAATCCTGACTGGACAGCCTTGAGTGCATCGTAATCCATCAGCACATCGTCACATATGTGCTTGGGAAGGAGTGGCACAGATGAACCACCTGGAATTATAGCAAGTAAATTGTCCCATCCACCTCTAACACCTCCACAGTGCCTTTCTATCAACTCTTTCAATGGTATACTCATCTCCTCTTCAACGGTGCAAGGCTTGTTCACGTGTCCAGATACGCAATACAATTTTGTCCCAGAATTATTCTTCCTACCAAAACTGGCAAACCACTCAGGTCCACGCCTTAAAATGGTTGGAGAAACAGCCACTGTTTCCACATTTGTCACAGTGGTAGGGCAGCCATATAACCCTGCATTGGCAGGGAAAGGAGGCTTCAATCTTGGTTTCCCTTGTTTCCCTTCAAGACTCTCCAAAAGTGCCGTTTCTTCACCACAAATATAAGCCCCAGCTCCATAGTGTATATGAACATCAAAATCATAACCGGATCCACATGCATTCTTGCCCAATAATCCAGATTCATAGGCTTCCTTTCTTGCCCTTTCAAGGTTTATTCGTTCATTCACATACTCACCTCTTATGTAGATATACGCTGCACTAGCCCTCATCCCTACCCCAGCAATTAGACAACCCTCCAATAGTTTGTGTGGATCGTGCCGCATAATTTCCCTGTCCTTACAGGTTCCAGGTTCACTTTCATCAGCGTTGACAACAAGATATGAAGGACGACCATCAGATACTTTTGGCATGAAAGACCACTTTAGGCCGGATGGAAAACCAGCACCACCACGTCCACGGAGGCCGGACTTCTTCATTTCATTGACAATCCAATCAGCACCCTTAAGTACTAAGTCTTTGGTTCTGTACCAGTCGCCTCGTTTCATGGCACCTTTGAGAAAAGGGTCATGCAATCCAtataagtttgtaaaaattcGATCTTCATCTTTCAAACCACCAAAATGGGTTTTCTCTGGCGGTGGGGGAGGTGGTGGAGGCTGTGGAGTATTAGCAGTTGGGGCACCCTGAGTGCTGAATGTTCTAAAGCCAAGGCCCCTCACGTTACTGTGGCGCCAAGCCAAAGCTGTCCTTCGCAAATAAGGAATACCCTTGATGGGTGCCTGTCAAATATTACATGTGAATATTGCAGTCAAAGTAAATTCAGAAGTTACGTCATTTGAATTAATTCTTCTGTTTATAATTTAAGCCCATTTCAAGTATAAGAAATCAATACTACCTACCTTAGATATATCAACTTGACCTGACCCACACATACAAGTATAACTGGAAAACGAATACCCGAGTGATGAAAAACATCAACAGTGGAAACTGGTCTCAGAATATATGTAACTGTATTGCGaacaattcttttttctttcttctttttcctttttcagggTGGAAAACGAATACCCGAGTGGTGAAAAACATCAACAGTGGAAACTGGTCTCAGAATATATGTAACTGTATTGCGAacaattcctttttctttcttctttttcctttttggggTGGGTTTCATCTCATGTGAGAGTTAGCCCTGGGCTCCATTTGTTTAGATTGATGTTAGTCACATGGAAAATATTTCCATaggtaaattttttcttaaaaatatcttgGAGAAATATATTTGGTCGGATAACATGGCCTTCGTTACTAAGGTGGACAACATCAGCAGCACCTGATTCTATGATCTCCAATAGCAGGTGCAAACCGCAAGGTGATGATGCCCAAAACTCATATGAGTTGGCGGGATTACCATACCCGATCTTTATGGCCTCCCCAATGGGTGCATTGAAATAACACCGATGAAATTATAACGAATGAAATCTCGATCAAAATTAGCTTCCCAAGAGCAGCACATATTTCATATCAAAATACAAATTTCTATACAATACTGAAGATGGATTTGAGAAGGCCGAGTAAACGTCTGTCGACAATCTCACGCAGCGAAAACTTTGAGAGAGAACTTGCTAAGTGAGTCTAGAAGTCGCGACAAAACTTAATTAAATCAagcaagaaaatgtttttttatttttttttataagtagcaaGAAAATGTTATTTCCTCTTAGAATCCGCTAATACTCTGCATTTACCAGCTGAACCATTGTAGGGGAAggtaaataaatagaaaattttagcTCAGCTCGCAAATTTTCAATCGTTGAGGAAGTTCAATCGAACTTGACTCAGAGATTACTAACCTTAagaaaattttctcaaattgaTAGAGCAATAAACCAGATCTACTAGATCAATtggggatttaaaaaaaaaaaaaaaattcataggcCGCGAAAACACTCAGATTGATAAAAACACGAAAATGAGTTAACCAAGTGAAACCCTAAGGCAAGAGAGAGAACCTCAAGGGAAAGGTAAAAACAggcataaaattaaaataaggatGAAAAATGGAGAGCCGAGAGAAGAAAATGGGTACCATAAGGAGAGAAGTTGCCGATGAGCTCTAATTCGTCGGCGGTTCTCAGGTGATTGACAAAAAGGACTTCTGGAAGAGGGACTAAACGGAACGAAGAAGATTTGGAGGTGGGAAATGTTTCCCTACACTCGCGGACACTAGCAGATCTAATGGTTGGGATTCTTGACAATAGATTACACGTAGCAAGCTTTTGAGTTGGGCTTTCTGACACTGTCTGAAGACTCGGAACCCAACCTAATCATGTGCAGTCTCTGCTGTTAGCCCAAGAGTCTTTACTCTTTCGGCTCATATTGATTCCAAGTTGTTGAATTGCATTAATCGATGTaggagattttattttatttttacttttgaaCTAAGATGCTTGAAGATTTTTGACTCCTATGGCGTGATATGTGGCGGTGAAATGGTGTTGCTTGGTGTTTGTTTTGGATAAAACCCCATTTTTGCAAGTAAATTGAATAATTGAAGTGTTATTGGTATAAAGagatatgataaaaataaatttataaattagcataattttatataatatattagatatattttataatctaatatatcacatctAGCCTCGTAAGCTTataggtttatttttataagatctctttgtagctagatatttttctttgaataataGTATCGTCACTTACAAGTTGTC contains:
- the LOC122308747 gene encoding NADH dehydrogenase [ubiquinone] flavoprotein 1, mitochondrial-like, which gives rise to MAPIKGIPYLRRTALAWRHSNVRGLGFRTFSTQGAPTANTPQPPPPPPPPEKTHFGGLKDEDRIFTNLYGLHDPFLKGAMKRGDWYRTKDLVLKGADWIVNEMKKSGLRGRGGAGFPSGLKWSFMPKVSDGRPSYLVVNADESEPGTCKDREIMRHDPHKLLEGCLIAGVGMRASAAYIYIRGEYVNERINLERARKEAYESGLLGKNACGSGYDFDVHIHYGAGAYICGEETALLESLEGKQGKPRLKPPFPANAGLYGCPTTVTNVETVAVSPTILRRGPEWFASFGRKNNSGTKLYCVSGHVNKPCTVEEEMSIPLKELIERHCGGVRGGWDNLLAIIPGGSSVPLLPKHICDDVLMDYDALKAVQSGLGTAAVIVMDKSTDVVDAIARLSYFYKHESCGQCTPCREGTGWLWMIMERLKVGNAKLEEIDMLQEVTKQIEGHTICALGDAAAWPVQGLIRHFRPELERRIKERAEKELLEAAA